Proteins from a genomic interval of Lolium perenne isolate Kyuss_39 chromosome 1, Kyuss_2.0, whole genome shotgun sequence:
- the LOC127294106 gene encoding uncharacterized protein, with protein MDPPAADPGPAKAEAVGPQGEMDLPVADPGPVRTESELVQCPYCDSEAMHKLAQFLLPGLAAVCVDSTTGDLFRSPSAVAVDLRKEMVDHITQKSETFIADALIESEANQNPENEMPDDPYEIVSIFMDDFSSTKRNIIGHVSGWLLSDSRDDKIDDFVQEMEMTKFWPLERREAIAEVLLKNVDLKTKFHCPEKYENEERLADHKAQCSFRPVICPNEGCRAKVSVRCMQDHDAACLFKIIQCEQNCQKRLLRRDMDRHCVTVCAMRPMKCPFGCDSSFPETNLGEHCSESLQLHLLKVLQAIHKKGFTADELKDRALQLEKSDDHGKLAKARDSRSLTNIVKDLEAKMKSSS; from the exons ATGGACCCTCCGGCAGCAGATCCTGGACCAGCCAAGGCTGAAG CTGTTGGACCTCAGGGGGAAATGGATCTTCCGGTCGCCGATCCTGGACCGGTGAGGACTGAAAGTGAGCTTGTCCAGTGTCCGTACTGCGATTCCGAAGCTATGCACAAGCTAGCGCAGTTCTTGCTCCCTGGCCTGGCCGCCGTCTGCGTCGACAGCACAACGGGTGATCTGTTCAGGAGTCCCTCTGCCGTTGCTGTTGACCTCAGGAAGGAAATGGTGGACCACATCACACAGAAGAGCGAGACCTTCATAGCCGATGCTCTCATCGAATCGGAAGCAAACCAAAACCCCGAGAATGAAATGCCAGATGACCCTTATGAGATCGTGTCCATCTTCATGGACGATTTCAGTAGCACGAAAAGGAACATCATTGGACATGTCTCTGGCTGGTTGTTGAGCGACAGCCGGGACGACAAGATCGATGACTTTGTGCAAGAGATGGAGATGACCAAGTTCTGGCCGCTAGAAAGAAGAGAAGCTATCGCCGAGGTCCTCCTCAAGAATGTGGACTTGAAAACCAAGTTCCACTGCCCTGAGAAATACGAAAATGAAGAACGCCTTGCTGATCACAAGGCACAGTGTAGCTTCAGGCCCGTCATTTGCCCAAACGAGGGATGCCGCGCAAAGGTTTCGGTCCGTTGCATGCAGGATCATGATGCGGCTTGCCTGTTCAAGATCATCCAGTGCGAGCAGAACTGCCAGAAACGCCTCCTGAGGCGTGATATGGACAGGCACTGCGTTACTGTCTGCGCCATGAGGCCCATGAAGTGCCCTTTTGGCTGTGATTCTTCCTTCCCTGAAACTAATCTTGGGGAGCACTGTTCAGAGAGTCTCCAGCTACACCTGCTAAAGGTCCTTCAGGCGATTCACAAGAAAGGTTTTACAGCCGATGAGCTCAAAGACCGTGCTCTACAGCTGGAGAAG TCTGATGATCATGGTAAACTGGCTAAAGCTCGGGACTCGAGATCTCTTACTAATATTGTGAAGGATCTGGAAGCAAAGATGAAATCATCAAGTTAG
- the LOC127294116 gene encoding pentatricopeptide repeat-containing protein At5g16860 isoform X1, translated as MLFNLPKITTPIGVRFISGANAACFGRNASPIHFAALLKECRSVNAVRQVHQQLIASGLLSYPASLLAVSFPPLPSEPFVSPKSLGTGVVAAYLACGSTNEALSALEHVTPSPPVWWNLLIRQHIKEGHLDYAIAISCRMLRAGTRPDHFTLPHVLKACGELPSYRCGITFHGVICRNGFESNVFICNALVAMYARCGSLEEASLVFEEITMKGIDDVISWNSIVAAHVKHKNPWTALDMFSRMAMIVHEKATNDRSDIISIVNILPACASLKALPQTREIHGHAIRDGTFPDAFVGNALVDTYAKCGSMKDAVKVFNMMEFKDVVSWNAMVTGYSQSGNFEAAFEMFKNMREQNIALDVVTWTAVIAGYAQRGCGQEALNIFRQMVFSGSEPNSVTIISLLSACASLGACSHGMETHAYSLKNGLLSLDNHFGGDGDDEDLMVHNALVDMYSKCRIFKAARSIFDSIPRKERNVVTWTVMIGGYAQYGDSNDALLLFSEMTSKPYPVAPNAFTISCALMACAHLSALRMGKQVHAYVVRQHRYEASTYFVSNCLIDMYSKCGDVSTARYVFDGMPRRNAISWTSMMTGYGMHGRGNEALEIFDNMQRAGFAPDDISFLVVLYACSHSGMVDRGLAYFDSMSRDYGVAACAEHYACVIDLLARSGRIDKAWSIVKDMPMEPTAVVWVALLSACRVHSNVELAEYALSKLVEMNAENDGSYTLISNIYAKAGRWKDVARIRNLMKNSGIKKRPGCSWVQGKKGTASFFVGDRSHSLSPQIYALLESLIDRIKSMGYVPETDFALHDVDDEEKNNLLVEHSEKLALAYGLLTTSPGTPIRITKNLRVCGDCHTAFTYISKIVDHEIIVRDPSRFHHFKNGSCSCGGYW; from the coding sequence ATGCTTTTCAACTTGCCAAAAATCACGACGCCAATCGGAGTACGCTTCATCTCTGGTGCAAATGCAGCATGCTTTGGTCGAAATGCTTCTCCTATTCATTTCGCTGCCCTGTTGAAGGAATGCAGGTCTGTGAATGCAGTTCGGCAAGTTCACCAGCAGCTAATTGCTTCGGGTCTTCTCTCTTATCCAGCATCTCTGTTGGCAGTGTCATTTCCACCATTGCCATCTGAACCGTTTGTATCACCAAAATCTTTGGGTACTGGTGTTGTAGCTGCTTATCTTGCCTGTGGTTCTACAAATGAGGCTCTCTCAGCGTTGGAGCATGTTACACCATCACCACCTGTCTGGTGGAACCTACTCATCCGACAGCACATCAAAGAGGGCCACCTTGACTATGCAATTGCGATATCTTGTCGCATGCTGCGTGCTGGAACCAGGCCAGACCATTTTACTCTGCCGCATGTACTAAAAGCCTGTGGAGAGCTACCTTCGTACCGATGTGGTATCACATTCCACGGAGTTATATGTCGCAATGGCTTCGAGTCGAATGTCTTTATATGCAATGCACTGGTGGCGATGTATGCCCGTTGTGGTTCACTTGAGGAAGCCAGTCTGGTGTTTGAGGAAATAACTATGAAGGGAATTGATGATGTTATCTCATGGAATTCAATTGTTGCGGCCCATGTTAAACATAAAAATCCATGGACTGCGCTGGATATGTTCTCGAGAATGGCAATGATTGTCCACGAGAAGGCTACAAATGACAGGTCTGACATCATTAGCATTGTGAACATTCTTCCTGCATGTGCTTCTCTAAAGGCACTACCTCAAACTAGAGAAATTCATGGCCATGCCATCCGGGATGGTACATTTCCAGATGCTTTTGTAGGCAATGCTCTGGTTGATACTTATGCAAAATGTGGTTCGATGAAGGATGCAGTAAAGGTTTTCAATATGATGGAATTCAAAGACGTTGTCTCTTGGAATGCAATGGTGACTGGGTATTCCCAAAGTGGGAACTTTGAGGCGGCCTTTGAGATGTTCAAGAATATGCGCGAGCAAAATATTGCATTAGACGTGGTGACCTGGACCGCTGTGATTGCCGGGTATGCTCAGAGAGGATGCGGCCAAGAGGCGCTCAATATTTTCCGACAAATGGTTTTTTCTGGGTCAGAGCCAAATTCTGTTACAATCATCTCTTTGTTGTCTGCTTGTGCTTCCTTGGGAGCATGTTCTCATGGTATGGAAACTCACGCCTACTCTTTGAAGaatggtcttctatctttggataATCAttttggtggtgatggtgatgatgaggaTCTCATGGTGCACAATGCATTAGTAGATATGTACTCAAAGTGCAGAATCTTCAAAGCTGCGCGTTCCATATTTGATTCTATACCCCGGAAGGAACGTAATGTAGTGACTTGGACTGTTATGATAGGTGGGTATGCACAGTATGGGGACTCAAATGATGCCCTCTTGCTTTTCTCAGAGATGACCTCGAAACCATACCCAGTTGCCCCAAATGCATTTACAATTTCCTGCGCCCTGATGGCCTGTGCACATCTGTCAGCCCTGCGTATGGGTAAGCAGGTTCATGCTTATGTGGTTCGTCAACATCGATATGAAGCATCTACATACTTCGTGTCAAACTGTCTTATTGATATGTACTCAAAGTGTGGTGATGTCAGTACAGCTAGGTATGTGTTTGATGGCATGCCTCGAAGGAATGCCATTTCTTGGACATCAATGATGACAGGATACGGAATGCATGGTCGTGGTAATGAGGCCCTGGAGATATTTGACAATATGCAAAGGGCAGGCTTTGCTCCTGATGATATATCATTCCTGGTTGTTCTATATGCTTGCAGCCATTCTGGAATGGTCGATCGAGGCCTGGCATACTTTGACAGCATGAGTAGAGACTATGGTGTGGCCGCATGTGCAGAGCATTATGCTTGTGTTATTGACTTGCTGGCCCGCTCTGGGCGAATAGATAAGGCATGGAGTATTGTTAAGGACATGCCAATGGAACCTACAGCAGTAGTCTGGGTCGCATTACTTAGTGCCTGTAGAGTACATTCAAATGTGGAACTTGCTGAATATGCTCTTAGCAAGCTAGTTGAGATGAATGCAGAGAATGATGGATCTTACACACTCATCTCCAACATATATGCTAAAGCGGGGCGCTGGAAGGATGTAGCCAGAATCAGAAACCTGATGAAAAACTCAGGTATTAAGAAAAGACCTGGCTGTAGTTGGGTCCAGGGCAAGAAAGGAACTGCATCATTCTTTGTTGGAGATAGATCACATTCTCTATCCCCTCAGATTTATGCTCTTCTGGAGAGCTTGATTGATCGCATCAAATCTATGGGTTATGTCCCTGAGACAGATTTTGCACTgcacgatgtcgatgatgaggagaaaAATAATCTTCTTGTTGAGCACAGCGAGAAGCTTGCTCTTGCATATGGCCTGCTCACAACTTCCCCTGGTACTCCAATAAGGATCACAAAGAACTTGCGAGTTTGTGGTGATTGCCACACAGCGTTCACGTACATCTCAAAGattgttgaccatgagatcattgtGCGGGATCCCAGTCGTTTCCATCATTTTAAGAATGGCTCGTGTTCTTGTGGTGGCTATTGGTGA
- the LOC127294116 gene encoding pentatricopeptide repeat-containing protein At5g16860 isoform X2 gives MLFNLPKITTPIGECRSVNAVRQVHQQLIASGLLSYPASLLAVSFPPLPSEPFVSPKSLGTGVVAAYLACGSTNEALSALEHVTPSPPVWWNLLIRQHIKEGHLDYAIAISCRMLRAGTRPDHFTLPHVLKACGELPSYRCGITFHGVICRNGFESNVFICNALVAMYARCGSLEEASLVFEEITMKGIDDVISWNSIVAAHVKHKNPWTALDMFSRMAMIVHEKATNDRSDIISIVNILPACASLKALPQTREIHGHAIRDGTFPDAFVGNALVDTYAKCGSMKDAVKVFNMMEFKDVVSWNAMVTGYSQSGNFEAAFEMFKNMREQNIALDVVTWTAVIAGYAQRGCGQEALNIFRQMVFSGSEPNSVTIISLLSACASLGACSHGMETHAYSLKNGLLSLDNHFGGDGDDEDLMVHNALVDMYSKCRIFKAARSIFDSIPRKERNVVTWTVMIGGYAQYGDSNDALLLFSEMTSKPYPVAPNAFTISCALMACAHLSALRMGKQVHAYVVRQHRYEASTYFVSNCLIDMYSKCGDVSTARYVFDGMPRRNAISWTSMMTGYGMHGRGNEALEIFDNMQRAGFAPDDISFLVVLYACSHSGMVDRGLAYFDSMSRDYGVAACAEHYACVIDLLARSGRIDKAWSIVKDMPMEPTAVVWVALLSACRVHSNVELAEYALSKLVEMNAENDGSYTLISNIYAKAGRWKDVARIRNLMKNSGIKKRPGCSWVQGKKGTASFFVGDRSHSLSPQIYALLESLIDRIKSMGYVPETDFALHDVDDEEKNNLLVEHSEKLALAYGLLTTSPGTPIRITKNLRVCGDCHTAFTYISKIVDHEIIVRDPSRFHHFKNGSCSCGGYW, from the exons ATGCTTTTCAACTTGCCAAAAATCACGACGCCAATCGGA GAATGCAGGTCTGTGAATGCAGTTCGGCAAGTTCACCAGCAGCTAATTGCTTCGGGTCTTCTCTCTTATCCAGCATCTCTGTTGGCAGTGTCATTTCCACCATTGCCATCTGAACCGTTTGTATCACCAAAATCTTTGGGTACTGGTGTTGTAGCTGCTTATCTTGCCTGTGGTTCTACAAATGAGGCTCTCTCAGCGTTGGAGCATGTTACACCATCACCACCTGTCTGGTGGAACCTACTCATCCGACAGCACATCAAAGAGGGCCACCTTGACTATGCAATTGCGATATCTTGTCGCATGCTGCGTGCTGGAACCAGGCCAGACCATTTTACTCTGCCGCATGTACTAAAAGCCTGTGGAGAGCTACCTTCGTACCGATGTGGTATCACATTCCACGGAGTTATATGTCGCAATGGCTTCGAGTCGAATGTCTTTATATGCAATGCACTGGTGGCGATGTATGCCCGTTGTGGTTCACTTGAGGAAGCCAGTCTGGTGTTTGAGGAAATAACTATGAAGGGAATTGATGATGTTATCTCATGGAATTCAATTGTTGCGGCCCATGTTAAACATAAAAATCCATGGACTGCGCTGGATATGTTCTCGAGAATGGCAATGATTGTCCACGAGAAGGCTACAAATGACAGGTCTGACATCATTAGCATTGTGAACATTCTTCCTGCATGTGCTTCTCTAAAGGCACTACCTCAAACTAGAGAAATTCATGGCCATGCCATCCGGGATGGTACATTTCCAGATGCTTTTGTAGGCAATGCTCTGGTTGATACTTATGCAAAATGTGGTTCGATGAAGGATGCAGTAAAGGTTTTCAATATGATGGAATTCAAAGACGTTGTCTCTTGGAATGCAATGGTGACTGGGTATTCCCAAAGTGGGAACTTTGAGGCGGCCTTTGAGATGTTCAAGAATATGCGCGAGCAAAATATTGCATTAGACGTGGTGACCTGGACCGCTGTGATTGCCGGGTATGCTCAGAGAGGATGCGGCCAAGAGGCGCTCAATATTTTCCGACAAATGGTTTTTTCTGGGTCAGAGCCAAATTCTGTTACAATCATCTCTTTGTTGTCTGCTTGTGCTTCCTTGGGAGCATGTTCTCATGGTATGGAAACTCACGCCTACTCTTTGAAGaatggtcttctatctttggataATCAttttggtggtgatggtgatgatgaggaTCTCATGGTGCACAATGCATTAGTAGATATGTACTCAAAGTGCAGAATCTTCAAAGCTGCGCGTTCCATATTTGATTCTATACCCCGGAAGGAACGTAATGTAGTGACTTGGACTGTTATGATAGGTGGGTATGCACAGTATGGGGACTCAAATGATGCCCTCTTGCTTTTCTCAGAGATGACCTCGAAACCATACCCAGTTGCCCCAAATGCATTTACAATTTCCTGCGCCCTGATGGCCTGTGCACATCTGTCAGCCCTGCGTATGGGTAAGCAGGTTCATGCTTATGTGGTTCGTCAACATCGATATGAAGCATCTACATACTTCGTGTCAAACTGTCTTATTGATATGTACTCAAAGTGTGGTGATGTCAGTACAGCTAGGTATGTGTTTGATGGCATGCCTCGAAGGAATGCCATTTCTTGGACATCAATGATGACAGGATACGGAATGCATGGTCGTGGTAATGAGGCCCTGGAGATATTTGACAATATGCAAAGGGCAGGCTTTGCTCCTGATGATATATCATTCCTGGTTGTTCTATATGCTTGCAGCCATTCTGGAATGGTCGATCGAGGCCTGGCATACTTTGACAGCATGAGTAGAGACTATGGTGTGGCCGCATGTGCAGAGCATTATGCTTGTGTTATTGACTTGCTGGCCCGCTCTGGGCGAATAGATAAGGCATGGAGTATTGTTAAGGACATGCCAATGGAACCTACAGCAGTAGTCTGGGTCGCATTACTTAGTGCCTGTAGAGTACATTCAAATGTGGAACTTGCTGAATATGCTCTTAGCAAGCTAGTTGAGATGAATGCAGAGAATGATGGATCTTACACACTCATCTCCAACATATATGCTAAAGCGGGGCGCTGGAAGGATGTAGCCAGAATCAGAAACCTGATGAAAAACTCAGGTATTAAGAAAAGACCTGGCTGTAGTTGGGTCCAGGGCAAGAAAGGAACTGCATCATTCTTTGTTGGAGATAGATCACATTCTCTATCCCCTCAGATTTATGCTCTTCTGGAGAGCTTGATTGATCGCATCAAATCTATGGGTTATGTCCCTGAGACAGATTTTGCACTgcacgatgtcgatgatgaggagaaaAATAATCTTCTTGTTGAGCACAGCGAGAAGCTTGCTCTTGCATATGGCCTGCTCACAACTTCCCCTGGTACTCCAATAAGGATCACAAAGAACTTGCGAGTTTGTGGTGATTGCCACACAGCGTTCACGTACATCTCAAAGattgttgaccatgagatcattgtGCGGGATCCCAGTCGTTTCCATCATTTTAAGAATGGCTCGTGTTCTTGTGGTGGCTATTGGTGA